Proteins from a genomic interval of bacterium:
- a CDS encoding gamma-glutamyl-gamma-aminobutyrate hydrolase family protein, with amino-acid sequence MDQPIHIVSVSLGSSRRDKTIETEFLGRRFLIQRLGTDGDFQRAAQMISDLDGQAAAIGLGGIDLYLIAGGRRWTVRDAARLAAHAHTTPVVDGSGLKNTLERETVRYLHREGLLRPADGSGRKPRVLVVSAVDRFGLAEAVTETGADTCFGDVIFALKIPLPVRKLGSIRVLARTLLPLICRLPFKLIYPTGQHQHEVHSRGNRWFQWADVIAGDFHFIGSNLPQPGPDNTDLLAGKMVLTNTTTEEDVAKLKALGLTTLVTTTPRMEGRSPGTNVMEGVLVALSGKRPEELTEQDYLDLLAKLAWHPDVARLQE; translated from the coding sequence ATGGATCAGCCGATCCACATCGTCAGCGTCAGCCTCGGCTCGTCCCGGCGCGACAAGACCATCGAGACCGAGTTCCTGGGGCGACGCTTCCTGATCCAGCGCCTCGGCACCGACGGCGACTTCCAGCGTGCGGCGCAGATGATCTCCGACCTGGACGGCCAGGCGGCGGCCATCGGCCTGGGCGGCATTGACCTGTACCTGATCGCCGGAGGGCGCCGCTGGACCGTGCGCGATGCCGCACGCCTGGCGGCCCACGCCCACACCACCCCCGTCGTGGACGGCAGCGGCCTGAAGAACACCCTCGAACGCGAGACCGTGCGCTACCTGCACCGCGAGGGACTGCTGCGGCCCGCCGACGGCTCCGGCCGCAAACCCCGCGTGCTCGTCGTCTCCGCCGTGGATCGGTTCGGTCTGGCCGAGGCCGTCACCGAGACCGGGGCCGACACCTGCTTCGGCGACGTCATCTTCGCCCTCAAGATCCCTCTCCCGGTGCGGAAGCTCGGCTCGATCCGCGTGCTCGCCCGGACGCTGCTGCCGCTCATCTGCCGCCTGCCCTTCAAGCTGATCTACCCGACCGGCCAGCACCAGCACGAGGTGCACAGCCGGGGCAATCGCTGGTTCCAGTGGGCCGACGTGATCGCCGGCGACTTCCACTTCATCGGCAGCAACCTGCCCCAGCCCGGCCCGGACAACACCGACCTGCTCGCCGGCAAGATGGTCCTCACCAACACCACCACCGAAGAGGATGTGGCCAAGCTCAAGGCGCTGGGGCTGACCACGCTCGTGACGACGACGCCCCGGATGGAGGGTCGCTCGCCGGGCACGAACGTGATGGAGGGGGTGCTGGTGGCGCTGTCGGGCAAGCGTCCCGAGGAGCTGACGGAA
- a CDS encoding diguanylate cyclase: MSAPAVLLVDCPKGLQEPLRRALTDQGMLDAGQLHVAPQVVLVWLDPHAADAETRVSELRDRHRRSSPAIVGVSAAADAPALVRAAETGLDDLLPDAADPAQIAARAWLICGSRTRFAQASPLTGLPGAGALEREISRRLPQRGQMALLAFDVDFFKSYNDRYGYRRGDDLLRYAWCVIEQALQAADGAFLAHLGGDDFFALVRPAEAEAVAQRAVELFAAGRAEYYDAADLARGAVFVRTRTGELRQVPLVTLTVACVTNEPEDLQHSGQLAAVLAELKAYGKRLGGGRFVADRRRVHDGEAAWVLRQQQGRGTER; this comes from the coding sequence ATGAGCGCCCCGGCGGTGTTGCTCGTGGATTGCCCCAAGGGGCTACAGGAGCCGCTGCGGCGCGCCCTCACGGACCAGGGCATGTTGGACGCCGGCCAACTGCACGTGGCGCCGCAAGTCGTGCTGGTGTGGCTGGACCCACATGCGGCCGACGCCGAGACGCGCGTGAGCGAGCTGCGCGACCGCCATCGCCGGTCCTCGCCGGCGATTGTGGGGGTCAGTGCCGCGGCGGATGCACCGGCCCTCGTGCGCGCCGCCGAGACCGGGCTGGACGACCTGCTGCCCGACGCGGCCGATCCCGCCCAGATCGCCGCCCGCGCCTGGCTCATCTGCGGGTCGCGCACCCGCTTCGCGCAGGCCAGCCCACTGACGGGCCTGCCGGGGGCTGGCGCACTGGAGCGGGAGATCAGCCGCCGCCTGCCCCAGCGGGGCCAGATGGCCCTCCTGGCCTTTGACGTTGACTTTTTCAAGAGCTATAATGACCGATACGGCTACCGCCGGGGTGATGACCTGCTCCGCTACGCGTGGTGCGTCATCGAGCAGGCATTGCAGGCGGCGGACGGGGCCTTCCTGGCCCATCTGGGCGGGGACGACTTCTTCGCCCTGGTCCGCCCTGCCGAAGCGGAGGCCGTGGCGCAGCGGGCGGTCGAGCTGTTCGCGGCGGGCCGCGCCGAGTACTACGACGCCGCGGACCTGGCGCGGGGGGCGGTGTTCGTCCGAACGCGCACAGGGGAACTGCGGCAGGTGCCGCTGGTCACGCTGACGGTCGCGTGTGTGACCAATGAGCCGGAGGACTTGCAGCACAGTGGCCAACTGGCGGCTGTGCTGGCGGAGCTGAAGGCGTATGGCAAGCGCCTCGGGGGTGGCCGGTTTGTAGCCGACCGGCGCCGCGTTCACGACGGCGAAGCAGCATGGGTGTTGCGGCAGCAACAGGGTCGGGGGACGGAGCGCTAG
- a CDS encoding response regulator encodes MAHKILFVDDERDLVQCAEVFLKDAGYEFEGAYDGMQALQRVKESKPDLIVLDVSMPRLTGWDVLLMLQDDPATATIPVLMLTAKSQDQDKARGWELGCTWYHTKPFEFDDLLMIIGRILSDADTGDL; translated from the coding sequence ATGGCTCACAAGATCCTCTTCGTTGACGACGAGCGCGACCTCGTGCAGTGTGCCGAGGTGTTTCTCAAGGACGCCGGCTACGAGTTCGAGGGTGCCTACGACGGCATGCAGGCTCTCCAGAGGGTCAAGGAGAGCAAGCCGGACTTGATCGTCCTCGATGTCTCCATGCCGCGCTTGACGGGGTGGGACGTGCTGCTCATGCTCCAGGACGATCCCGCCACCGCCACCATCCCCGTGCTCATGCTCACCGCCAAGAGCCAGGACCAGGACAAGGCGCGCGGCTGGGAGCTGGGCTGCACCTGGTACCACACCAAGCCCTTCGAGTTCGATGATCTGCTCATGATCATCGGCCGTATCCTGAGCGACGCCGACACCGGCGACCTCTGA
- a CDS encoding FUN14 domain-containing protein, which translates to MEVLIPIIGTLGVGGFLGWAAASFLKTTGRLIGCAIGLVFILMQVLAYYGIAQWHWDAIGHAVGGVGHAAQAGGKVLWKIMTYNLPFTGGFGAGFWWGMKH; encoded by the coding sequence ATGGAAGTACTCATCCCGATCATTGGCACTCTGGGAGTCGGAGGGTTCCTTGGGTGGGCCGCCGCCTCCTTCCTCAAGACCACCGGGCGCCTCATCGGCTGCGCCATCGGCCTCGTGTTCATTCTCATGCAGGTCCTGGCCTACTACGGCATCGCCCAGTGGCACTGGGACGCCATCGGCCATGCGGTCGGGGGCGTGGGTCACGCGGCCCAGGCGGGGGGCAAAGTGCTGTGGAAGATCATGACCTACAATCTGCCCTTCACCGGCGGCTTCGGCGCGGGCTTCTGGTGGGGGATGAAGCACTGA